Below is a genomic region from Raphanus sativus cultivar WK10039 chromosome 4, ASM80110v3, whole genome shotgun sequence.
GTGCTATTGGAGAACCTCTTCACACTGAAAAATCATGACTCGATCCTTACCATTTTGGGGATACTAAGGTTAAAATTGAGATAACTTCGGATCACTCTCCCCCTGAAGCAGTAGTAGTTCGAGACTCGGAAGGCAACTCGGTTAGAATTGATGTCAGTTATCCGCGGCTCCCTCCTAAGTGCGTAAACTGTGGGAAATTTGGTCATCTCCTTAACCGCTGCTTCCAACCTCTTGCAAGGAAAACTCCTCCTCTAAAtcctcaaaagaaaaaaggggAAAAGAAAGTGGCAACCACCACTACTACCATCCCTCTTGCGGAACAGAATGAAGTCCCAGTCTCTGTCGAGGTTATCttacagcctcagtctgagccTACTGCTGACCCTCGTAGCTCTTCTCTTCCTCCTGCAaaggcaaagaagaagaagaagaagaataggcAGAGATCTCGCTCTAGAGCCCTAGGAAGAAGCGCCTCGCAGGTTGAGCGTCTAAATTCAGAAGTTCCTTCTCTCAGGGAAGAGACTTTGTCTCAAAAGTCCTTGGATTTCCCTGCTGAGATACAGCAACTTTCAGATGTTAACACCTCATCCATTCCTCCGACATCTAAGGCTCCTCCTGAAGTTCCATCCCAAGAGGATCCAGATTCTGTTTGCTGACCAAGCACTCTCGTTGGACTCGCAGAGCGATGAGGCAGGAAGCTTTGTGGAAGGCTAACAACATCAACTCCTTTGACTCTCATTCTCTGTTTCAAGCCCGAAGTTTCTTCTCGGGCAAGAAGCGATCTCAATAGCTCTGGTTCAATCTCCCCCTAACGTTTGTAAATATGAAGATGTTTTTCTGGAATGTTAGAGGACTATGTAATAAGGATCGGCAGAAGTTTGTGAGGAGTTGGGTGAATGCTAATAATGTAACAGTTGGGGCTTTCATCGAAACTCATACTCGTCTGGATAATGTAGTAGAAGTAATCAGTAGTACACTTCCGGGTTGGAGGTTTGATAGCAACCTTTGTCAGTCTTCAGGTGGCAGAATCATTGTTGTGTGGAATCCAGTAATCTCGTTGCTGGTACTCAAGAGGTCAGCACAAGTGatgttttgtaatatttacGATCAGGGATCATCGACTTCTCTTTCCGCAGCCTTCGTCTACGCTTACAACACTGAGAGCCAAAGACATCAGCTGTGGCGGGAGCTCAAGGAAATATGTGATCATCGTCTAACTCAAACCGTTCCTTTCATTGCGTTAGGGGATTTTAACCAAATCCTTCTCGCAACGGAACACTACTCAATCACCTCATACCCACTTCCGGTGAGAGGTATGTGCGATCTTCAAGACTGTCTCACCCAGTGTGACCTTGCGGATGTAGAGGGGAGAGGAACTTTCTATACTTGGTCGAACAACAGATCAGAGGATCCTATTATACGGAAGTTAGATAGGGCATTGGGTAATCCAAAGTGGAGGGAATCCTTCCCGGATGTTGTGGCGTACTACGGCGTTCCAGGAGAGTCCGATCACTGCCCATGTATTGTGGATCTTGACTCCCAGCCAGAGGTCAGGCATTCACGATTCATGTATTTTCCCTTCCTCGCTACTCACCCTAAGTTTCTTCAAACGATAGAAGAAGCCTGGAATCTCGAGATACAGATAGggtctcatctcttctctctatcAAAGAAATTAAAGAATGTTCGGTCAGCTTGTAGAAAACTCAACAAGGAGGGTTTCAGCAACATTCAACAGAGGACTAAGGAGGCGTGGGCTAGCCTTCAGGAAGCTCAAGTGAATCTTATGACCGATCCTTCTCCTCAGCGATTTCGAGAGGAGTTTGTAGCTCGCAAGAACTGGCGTTTCTTTGAGGTGGCTCAGGAGATCTTCTTCTGCAGAAAGTCGAGAATCAGATGGCTACATGAAGGAGATGCAAATACCATGTTCTTCTTCAAAGCAGTCTTAGCTCATCAAGCGAGGAACGCAATCAGGTATCTCATGACAGTCCATGATCAGAAAATTGTAAACAAGTTTCAGATTGTTGGCATGGTGTTGGCGTATTATCAGAACCTTCTTGGCTCAGTCAATCCAGGGGTAATACCGATGGAAGTGGAGGAACTTCAGAGGATATATCGTTATCGCTGTCCTGTCTCTCTGCACTCGTCTTTCCTTGACATTCCTTCTGATGAGGAGATTACTGCTACTCTCCTTGCAATGCCTAGAAGCAAGGCTCCAGGACCAGATGGATTTTCAGTGGAATTCTATAAAGAAGCCTGGTCTATTGTTGGTCCTCAAACGGTTGCAGCGGTCAAAGAGTTCTTTATCTCAGGCCGACTACACTCAGGGATCAACGCTACAGCTATTGCTCTAATACCTAAGATCACGGGTGCGGACAGATTGCACTTATTCCGTCCTATTGCTCTCTGTTCTACAACCTATAAGGTTATCTCCCGGATTCTCAAGAAACGACTTCAGTTGTTTGTAGCAGAGGTGGTTCAGAGGAACCAGGTTGGCTTCATCAAGGGCAGATTGCTATGTGAAAACGTCCTGCTGGCGTCGGAGCTTGTCTCTGATTTTCACAAGATCGGCACTACATCTCGGGAGTGTCTCAAAGTGGATCTTACGAAGGCGTATGATAATCTCAACTGGGACTTCTTGCTCAATATTCTTCATGCAATCGAGTTACCTTTGGTCTTCATTGATTACATCAAGCAGTGTGTCACAACAACCTCATATAGTATGGTCATCAATGGTGAGTTGCATGGTTTTTTTAAGGGGAAGCAGGGTTTAAGACAGGGGGACCCTATTTCCTCGCTTCTCTTTGTTCTGGCTATGGACGCTTTATCAAAAAAGTTGGATCAGGGGGCCATCAATGGTATCTTCTTGGTGCCTCCCTCTTGTGATGCTCCTTTCATCACGCATCTCAGCTTCGCGGATGACATACTCATTTTCTTTGATGGTTCGCAACATTCTCTGATGGGTATTCTGGGCATCCTCGACGAGTTTAAAGCAGCGTCGGGCCTAAGCATTAGCAGGGAGAAAACGGAGGTTATGATAGATGGAGGTTCTCCGGCAAGATGTAAGAGTCTAGCTGATGCCTCTGGGATCTCACAGGGCGCTTTACCGATCCGCTATCTTGGGGTTCCACTATCTTCGAAGAAACTTTCTGATTCGGACTATCAGCCTCTCTTGGACAAGATTACAATGCGGTTCAATTCTTGGACAGCTAGGCATCTCTCCTTTGCAGGAAGATATCAGCTTATACAGATGGTTATCTACTCTATGATCACCTTCTGGGCCTCAATTTTCATGCTCCCAAATAAGTGTATCCAGGCCATTGAGAAAATGTGCAATGCTTTTCTTTGGCGAGGCTCTACGACTTCAGCTAGAGGAGCTAAGGTCTCCTGGGATTCTGTCTGCACGCCCAAGGAAGTTGGGGGTCTCGGACTTAAGAGATTGGCTGACTGGAACACAGTTCTTGGGCTGAAGCTCATCTGGCTGATCTTTGCGGCGGGGGGATCCTTGTGGGTCTCTTGGGTTCTTAGACATCTCATAGGCGATACTAACTTCTGGGAGGTTGATGCCTCTGCTGGTGGGAGTTGGATTTGGAAAAGCCTATGTAAATTGAGAATTATTGCTCGGCCTTTCATTGTATGTGAGGTTGCCTCAGGAATATCAGCAAGTTTTTGGTATGATAACTGGCTGGGGATGGGTCCCTTGATTGATCTCCTTGGACCTACGGCTCCGGCTATATCGGGCTTGTCTATTGATGCTTCCGTTTCAGAAGCTATAAGAGGAGCAGAGTGGTGGGTTTCTCGTTTTCGAAGTCGCAACCCAATCATTCTCTTCCTTAAGCGCAGTCTGCCAGACCTCTCTTCTATTATTAACTCGGGTGAGGATGATCGGTATCTATGGAAAACGGCTTCGGGGTCTCCAAAGGATACTTTCTCCACATCAGAAACATGGAAGACTCTTCATCCACAAGGTAACTCAGTGTTTTGGTGTAAGCAGGTCTGGTTCACTGGACGTATTCCTAAGCACGCATTCATCACTTGGATCACTGCTCGAGACAGACTAGTCACCAAAGACAGAATGATAGCACGGGGTATCTTAGTGCCGCCGACTTGCATTCTCTGTAACGCAGGTGATGAAACCAGACAGCATTTGTTCTTCGATTGCTCCTTCTCTTCTGCTGTGTGGTCTTTCTTCTGTAATAGGCTCCATCTCTTTCCGCCGACTCTCTTTGAGGATGCATTGAGATGGTTGAAAGACCCCACAAGAGACAAGAACATCCTGCTCATCATAAGGCTCCTCTTTCAAGCTACCATTTATCACATTTGGAAAGAACGCAACTCCAGGCTTCATCAAGGGTCAGCTCGCCAGTCAGATGCAATCATTGTGGAGATTAAGCAGCTTGTTCAGCTTCGACTTGATCCCCTCTCCTGGAACCAGCAACACCTCCCCGGGCTCACTCTCCTCTCGTCTTGGTTTCAGGTTTTTTGAGAAGGTTGTTTCTCCTTCTTCTAATTAGCAATCTTGTAattttttgggtttagattGCTACTCTAATTGGGTCTCGGCTTTGGCCTCCCCTTTTGGGCgccttttttcctttttgtaatgGGCCGGCCTCTTTTGGTATTATATAATATGgaattttaaaggaaaaaaaaaattgcaaaaagagttttcttttgcttcttttaatttgttaaaataacaCCATCTTATTAACCATCTTATTAAATAATGGTTTTCGCATCACTAAAAACCTTCAACCTGGTTTAATTGTTCATCAaactaaaaatatgatattttgacaTGTTAATACGGGGATATGACCATTAGAAAGTTACTTTTTCAATTagttttagagaaaataaaaaaaactttcaaattaGCATTCATTtacactttaaattttaaagttatttaactAGCATATTAAACATTCAAGTTGGCTTTTGTATCACTAAAAACTTTCGATGTGGTTTATTTGCTCATCGAGAAAAAATGTGACTTGTTAACTTGTTAACATGGTGATGTgtggattttttatttttattaatatttaattatatttaatcatatttaatcATAACCTATATAAATCATAGATATTTAGTTAATATAagtaattaacattaaataaaatagtaagtaaaaatattttctaaaacataaaaaggattatatttttctaaaaattaattacttttattttttaaccaaaaatctCTTAAATTTTCATAAGAGTTAAGTGAATgctaatttgatttatttacttaaaaattgagattatttttaattataattttccgaaaattttattttttaaatatattttcaattataaaattaataaataaaattaaatactttaaaataattttttaataataactttagttaattattttagaaaatcaaataaaagttcaaaaagttttctattttttcatatatttttttctaaatcgaTATCATTGTTTGCGGCAAGATCTTTGACATTTTGATGACGACAatgatgattttaaataaatatatcaaaagtaatggtataattttttttttgaaactataaattaattttatttaaatgccaattttctgaaaatcaataaataatttcagaaaatgtttaataaatatatcaaaatcagCATTCACTTAACTCAATAGAAATGTTTAGAACCTTTTGActtataaaattgaaataaattagttttagaaaaaataaaatccttttcaaatttaagaaaatattatgaattttatacaaattgattttctagtttttatatgtttatttattgttaattgcttatatcaattaaatatttatgatttagatgtgtcataattaaatataattaaatattaataaaacaaaaaaaaaacctgacATATCATTGTATTAACAtgtcaaaatatcatattttggCTTGATGAACAATTAAACTAGGTTGAAAGTTTTTAGTGATGCGAAAACCATAATCATCTTAACTAGAGCTTGTGGCTTGGTGGAGATTAATTTGAGGGTAAAAACCTAATATGGTGAAGCCACTAAGATTCGAGTTTCGACCACTAGAGAATTAATATTTCAGCATCGCCAAGGATAAAAAACCGACACGTGACAGCACATGACTAGCATGTACACTTCTGTGGAGCCATGATATCCacgtataattaaaaaaaaaaaccattatcATCAACCATATCATATACTCTCTTCTCAATACAGACAAAAACTGGTAAAGCTCTATTTATAGCCATTGTTTGTGTCTACAAAAGGAGAGAAACCTAAGAAACCTAAGAACAACAAGGAGTCCAAGCTGAAGCAGTGAGTATAGACAAATCTTTCCATCCAAGCTTAAGCGTACCATTATCATCAACCAATGTATACCCATCTGATGGAAACATTCCCAGCAAAAGCTTCGCTTGCGTAGCTGCATTCCCAGCCAATGATATCCCTTTGAAACCGCATTGCTGAATCTTCTCCCTCCAGCTCTCAAACTTCAACTCACCGCTCCTCCTCGACGGTCCTCCAACAGCTAAAACATTCCTTATCTCTTTAGACAGTAGCTGCTGCTCCACCACATACCTCTCTTCACTCTCTTCTCCGTAGCTAGCTCCTAAAGAATCAAACAGCGCCGAGTAGTAATGTATTGCCTCCACAAATCTTCCTAAGAAAGAACCAGCATGGCTGAGGTCTTGTTCCACTACTGTCACCACTTTAGGAGCTAATCTGTtcataacacaaaaaaaaacacttttcaACATCTGAGCAACTTTATAATTAAAGAATGATAAAAGATAGTCCCTCTGTTTTCTATTACTTGGCACTTTAGCTTACAAATACATTTTCTATACAAAAACATTATCTATCTAACTACAACTCACCcaataaaaacacacacataatataaaaataataatttagtattaaaaattaataagttttacattgaaaaccgaaattatcatctaatttgaaacaatatttttcttctaaaatatagtatataagAAAACTGGTAGGTAGCAAGTGTTTATATACCTTTGGAGTAAGCAGAGAGTGTGTGTATCAGAGCCAGTAACATCATAAAGAGAATGTTGAAGCCAGTGAACAGCAACAGCTTCTCTTTTCCTCACATTGAGTCTCTCAGCATCCAAGTTACCAACTTTCTCAGCTAAAGGACAGAACTCAAAAGGCAAGCAGAGCTTATCAGCAAAATCCGAAAGACGTTTCCCAGTAGCCTGAAGAGCTTCCAAGGAGGTACCAAGTCCCGTGAGACGCACGCGAGGAGGTCCACCTGGTCTAGAAGCAAGTATGTGAAACAAACCAGGCCACTGAAGTCCCTGCATGATGTCCAAATCGATGATGTGGACACTGTCCTCTCTCTCAAACGCTTCTTGAATCGCTTGGTTAGCTGTAAAGTGCGAGAACTTCACCAAAGGGCTTATCCTGTTAAACACCTGGAACGCGGAGACCATCTTCGAGCTGTGAGTCTGCGGTGAAGGCAACGCGGCGTAGATACCGAGACAGGAGTTGAGTAAGCGAGCTGAGATTGCTTCGGAGAAGTAAGCGGCGACTCTTTGCGGGGATGTTCCGTATGGAGTCGAGAGGTGAGAGATCTCGAGGAGGAGTTTGTTTGCTTCTTGGAGGTTGTCAGCCGAGACAGCTTCAGCGCATTGTAGGAGCAGTGTGAGAAGATGTAAACCTTCCTCGTCTTGGTTCTGTCTCTTGGTCTCTTGTTTTCTCTCTAGTAATGTCTCTGCGGTGGTGGTTACTGTCTCAGGCAGTGGAGAGATCTCCCTTTCTTGAAGAATGAGAGAACGGAGTCTGTACTCGAGGAGAGCGCTGAGGTTAGGGTTGCAAGGGAAGATGATGTCTCTGACGTGTTGGAGAAGCTGAGGGATGGAGATGGAAGTTGAGGAGTTGATTAAGTCTCTGATGATGGTGTCCACCCAGACTGTAGGTGGCTGAGTAGTTGCGTCGataggtggtggtggtggtggtggtgggagaGAAGGCATAACACGGCGAGGAGGAGAAGGACGTTGGTTGTTGTTTAAGGAAGACATCTCGGAAGCTAATCTCTTTCTCACCATAACTGAAATAGtagtaggaggaggaggaggagtacAAGTGAAGGGGAGTGTGTTATATTTGGAAGGGAGTGTGTTGGAGAAGGATGATTCCCCGAAGAAAGCGGAGAGcttagtggtggtggtggtggagtgGACGAGAGGACAGTACTGGCAGTATCTATCTAACTCGTCTTCCTCCTTTTCAATTATTGTGAGTGTCGCTTCGTTACTACATTTAATGACTCTTACTAACACCTCTACTCATATTAATAATTTAGCTCATTTTCCGGTTCTGCCGTCTACAATATGCTTTTCTAATAATCGACAAAAGGACTtgagtatattttgattattagcTTGATTTTTGTATTGTTGACCCCATCGTTGGGTCCTACAGTGTGACCAAGAAATTAGATTCTACATACCAAGGTCCACAACCGTCATTTCCAACTCTAGGACCCCGTGACTCCCCCCGTGCATCAGATTCGTTCTAAACCGGACGGATTAAAgattagttatattatatagttcaCCGTTCAGTAATTTGTGAGCTCAACGAAGGAAAGATGGATAGAAAAATCTAACTTCTAAAGGTTGTTATGTGATTAGGCCTGGGcaaatatccataaattttggttagaacaaaaaaaaatacggATATCTGTAATTTTACAAAGCAAATcataaaaaatcacaaatacttaTTTTTTCAGTTACTAATATCCGATCTGATCGGTTATATAtgcacatatatacatatatttaaaaaattatataaaactttataaatattatatttatataatattgacaaaaagttatttattaaatctattaaattagttattagaattttaaaaggtacaaaacattttatttttgtactaCAAtatttttagagtattttattattttttattttattcgtACGAATCGAACAGAATATCCGGTTAAAAGTTTAAAGTTTTATGAATATAAAGGATATCACATATCTGGATAGCAATAGatcaaatcatattatataattgattattcCTATAAAACAAATTAGATTACAACTATTTTCAAAAATCGGATTATTAGATCCAGTGAAACCactcattttatgttttttctcaGAGGAActaaaatagtttagaataagGGTTTTTTGGTTCAACAAATGTTCTTaggattaatttttaaaaaaatcaacgaTTCTTTTCTACAAATTTATGAATGTTTTTACCTTGTAAATGAAACTGAATATTAATTAGCCGAAcagaatatgtatatataatattgatttattatttataattccctccgtttcttaaagagtgtcgttgtgacatttttcacacagattaagaaagttgttgaaatatatgtaagttgtaattaattatacctctttgaccaatagtattttagataaataaaattatttataaaatcaatgcagtttgcaattaattttcagctgaaagttagtataatttacattggaattgtaaagtgacactctttgtgtaacaagaaaatgagctcagagtgacacttattatgaaacagagggagtataaataaaagaaaatgagtAAAGAGATGCACACCACAGTTCCCCATGTGATCTGAAACTAGTGTTTCAAATTTTGCTTCCATCTCCATCATCTATCATCTTTACCCATTTGTCCGTTTTTTAACAATTGTCTTTTTCCTAAAAAGTGTTACTACTGTTACTCCCTcagttttttaaagatgtatgttttgatgttttcacacatataaagaaaacacattaactatacatcatttttagaaattatcaaattccaatgcattttaaccaatagtctttcaataaattcaatcaattttattgaaatttacaatttttgtataggaaacataaaaaatacatctttgtgaaacaatttatttttctaaaacatctatctttaaaaaacagagggagtattatttatatttttcgaCATGTTTGGCTGACAGATCTttaaacttgacattttatttgttaaatttgatttgttCGTTATCAATTATTCATTATTCATTTTGATACaatcaaaaaatttatatatcaataaGTTTTCCAATCAAAGAAAATATCCAAAATCAATATCTgctaaaaatgaaataaatcacaaatacaaaaaaataagagtTTGATATTCGCTCCGCTCTGTATCTTATACAAATAGaagtatatttataactaaataaagagttgtaaatgtataattttatgtaattattattttaacatataattttagtaatataatttataaaattacttataagAGTactaaattaagaaaaaaaatataaaatatttataaaactacttctaaaatttgtgtttgattaaagaattaattaatttcaaaatttatgaaacatataattttttatattatgtaaaagatatttttgggaaaaaacttgtatagtttttttaaacTACTTGTACTAAACAAAGTGAATGAGATATACATAAATATCGTAAATATTCGCATATATCTGTAATTTTTTCGGATATCCAAAAATCTAGATACCCATATttttctaaagcaaaaaaatggaaaaatcagatatccatAAACTAtaaagcaaatcacaaatatttaaatttacgGTACTATCCGCTCCCACGCCTACTACTCCACATGGCCAATAATAATAAAAGCATGACCTTGAGCATGGCAGTGAACCCTAAGATAAAAATCATCCACAATTTTTACGATCATATTTCCCCGTTAATAACTTAAAATTCTATTATTTTCACAACAAAAACACACGGCTCAATCCCGGATTTATTAATtgaggatttaaaaaaaattgtaactttaatttttgtattaattaCAAAGTGTTTTTGTTTACGTGTCAATCCCTAAGTCTTCTTATTGTTGATGTGGAATCAATAGAAAAAATTTAGCCAAACATTAGTCTAATATTATTAAGCTGTAGCGAAATATATTCTGACCGAATAATTAACGATCCAATATATTGCTGATTTTGTAAGTAATATTTTCatcaaaacttaaaacatacattaaaaataaaagaatgatATTGGTCCGGAAAaaagtctctctctctagattAAAGCTCCAACTTCTCTATTAGCTTCAGATCATTGTCGTTGCTCTGACCGACGTCGGTGGGCTTTCTCAGCCACGGCGTCGGTCAGATCCTGTTAgatttctttgttctttatCTTTGCATGTGTAGATCCTTTTGTTTCAGCTAAGTTTCTTCCATTCTAAGATCTTGATCAACATCGATGCTTTCTTGTTGGAATATGGTTCGGGGTTTGGTGCTTGCATGTCCTTCCCGTGATCCTTGATCTTCCTTGTTAAGTTGTTGATCTATTTGGTTTCTAAGGCCTTGGATTTGGATCTCGGGATCTGGTCATCTCCGACTTCGTTAGCGTTTCTCTGCCTCGGATCATCGCCGGTTTGTAGCGTTGTTATGATAGAGAAGTTTTTGGGTCTCGGAGGATGGCTTATCCTTGTTTCGATGCGACGGTGCGACTATTGCGGTGGTTGGTTTAACCGGCATGTTCAAAGGATTTGGAGCTTCGGCTCTGTTATCATCCAGTCGTCGGAAGTCTTCAGTTCAACCATGTTCTTCTCTGAGTCTTCCTAGGTGGTACCAATTCAATCGTACTCATGGCTCCGTTGTGGGTTAGTGTGGTTTGGAGCAGCAATAAGAGTGACGTTCTTGGTCTTCCTCAATAAATATCAACTGTGGATGTTTGGTTTACCTCTTCTCCTCCTTTacttgattttcttttctattttcatAACTTAATCTTGTGTGATCAGTTCTAGATGGTAAAGTTCTTGGCttgattttattgtttatgGTTTCCGGGAATTTGTAACTCGTTTGCCGGCTTTAGTTTCTACGGAAAGTTTCTTTTTAGTTTCATTTCCGCTAGCTTAAGTTTTTGGGGGCTTTGGTTGCTCGCCAGCTGTGGTTTGATCCTTGTAAAAATGGTTATTTATGTTAATGAAGTTCATcgaggaaaaaaaaatgatattggTCCAACCGATTATTGAATAGCAAGTTGTCTTTTTATTATGAGTAAAGTTATTAAGCTGTGAAATGTTTCTTCAGCATAATGCATTATATGTTGTctttgttatgaatattatgtttatggatgtccagcccattagatatttacttgtaatcttggcccgtttatggcccattgtatttaggcccatatcgccatgtatttcctatataaggaacactttgattcaataataaaacatagtttcacaacacgttatcagcacgagactctgaAATCCCGAGCTacctcaaaaaccctaattgacgGCGCCACTTCAAACAGCTCATTCTCttcaaccgtaaggatccagacgacgagccacataccaaattgaagctcttgacgagacgaatccaacgccgtcggccTCGACTCTATCTGACATCGGACGCGCCCTCAATCGctattctaagacgcgccgtcaagtgacctaaaaccctaatttcggccGCAACTTCAAACTGTCATATCTCTCTAACCGTAAGGACTCAGATGACGATCAACCTATCCATttgaagctctcgacgagaagaatccagtgCCGCAAACCTCACATCAATCCGATTTCAGACGCGCGCTCACCTCCCGTTCTAAGCTGCACcgtcaaaaccctaatccatctacgatctctctttctcttagtAGTCCGGTTTCAGATCTTCTCTAAACAAAGGTAAACTGTCTGAAACTCTAAAAGAGAACACAAACAATCGAATTTTGGTTTGATGTTAAAGGTTATGACAATTAAAATCTTGCAAAATCCCTAACAACCTAGATTAATAAGTCCAAACCCATCCATGAGTAAATCGGAGCTCTTAAACCtaaagttcgatatgagattgttaatcaattaaaatcacaGCCTCAATGGCTTGCTGAATCTcgaaaacatcattgatctgaatgatcaaatcgattttaaactttgaagttgatcatctcctaaaac
It encodes:
- the LOC108851206 gene encoding protein SCARECROW; protein product: MTVVDLEVLVRVIKCSNEATLTIIEKEEDELDRYCQYCPLVHSTTTTTKLSAFFGESSFSNTLPSKYNTLPFTCTPPPPPTTISVMVRKRLASEMSSLNNNQRPSPPRRVMPSLPPPPPPPPIDATTQPPTVWVDTIIRDLINSSTSISIPQLLQHVRDIIFPCNPNLSALLEYRLRSLILQEREISPLPETVTTTAETLLERKQETKRQNQDEEGLHLLTLLLQCAEAVSADNLQEANKLLLEISHLSTPYGTSPQRVAAYFSEAISARLLNSCLGIYAALPSPQTHSSKMVSAFQVFNRISPLVKFSHFTANQAIQEAFEREDSVHIIDLDIMQGLQWPGLFHILASRPGGPPRVRLTGLGTSLEALQATGKRLSDFADKLCLPFEFCPLAEKVGNLDAERLNVRKREAVAVHWLQHSLYDVTGSDTHTLCLLQRLAPKVVTVVEQDLSHAGSFLGRFVEAIHYYSALFDSLGASYGEESEERYVVEQQLLSKEIRNVLAVGGPSRRSGELKFESWREKIQQCGFKGISLAGNAATQAKLLLGMFPSDGYTLVDDNGTLKLGWKDLSILTASAWTPCCS